The proteins below are encoded in one region of Paraburkholderia aromaticivorans:
- a CDS encoding branched-chain amino acid ABC transporter permease — MNRRVVALVALLLLYVVVPLTLGGNLYLMSLVVAAMTIAGIALAWALLGNMGGMISFGHAAFAGVGGYVSALLTLKTGWSVFPAMLAGGVGAALVSLAMLPALRLKGPYFALAILAYAQIFRTLATEFQSITGGSAGLSGIPPIPSIMGFGSGSKAGEYLVILSVLIAFALIYRWVRESHYGLALRAMHESEDATRVVGVNSVLLKTLMLMLSAFMTGVVGAFNAHNIHYLEPDYAFNAAWSIVPVIAAIFGGYRTIVGPLIGALVVYLVDQLLLKSLLPTGHEIVLGALLAAMIIFSPGGLTPLAAKRRKRRTYAAT, encoded by the coding sequence ATGAATCGTCGAGTCGTCGCGCTAGTCGCGTTGCTATTGCTGTATGTCGTCGTGCCGCTGACGTTGGGCGGCAATCTGTATCTGATGAGTCTCGTGGTCGCCGCCATGACCATCGCGGGCATTGCGCTCGCCTGGGCGCTTTTGGGGAACATGGGCGGCATGATCAGCTTTGGTCACGCAGCGTTTGCGGGTGTCGGCGGATACGTGTCCGCCCTGCTGACACTCAAGACCGGCTGGTCAGTGTTTCCCGCCATGCTGGCGGGCGGCGTCGGGGCCGCGCTGGTTTCTCTGGCGATGTTGCCGGCACTGCGCCTGAAGGGGCCCTACTTCGCGCTCGCGATCCTCGCTTACGCACAGATCTTTCGCACCCTCGCCACGGAGTTTCAGAGCATCACGGGCGGATCGGCGGGGCTGTCGGGCATCCCGCCGATACCGTCGATAATGGGCTTCGGTTCCGGCAGCAAGGCGGGGGAATATCTCGTGATCCTCTCCGTGCTGATCGCATTCGCGCTGATCTACCGATGGGTGCGCGAGAGTCACTATGGTCTTGCGTTGCGGGCGATGCATGAGTCCGAGGACGCGACCCGCGTGGTCGGCGTCAACAGCGTCTTGCTCAAGACGCTCATGTTGATGCTATCGGCTTTCATGACGGGCGTGGTGGGTGCCTTCAACGCCCACAACATCCACTATCTCGAACCCGACTACGCATTCAACGCCGCCTGGTCAATCGTGCCCGTCATTGCCGCGATTTTCGGCGGGTATCGCACGATAGTCGGGCCGCTCATTGGTGCGCTGGTCGTGTACCTGGTGGACCAGTTGCTCCTGAAGAGTCTGCTCCCCACCGGACACGAAATCGTACTGGGCGCGCTGCTCGCGGCGATGATCATCTTCAGCCCCGGCGGGCTCACCCCGCTCGCGGCCAAACGCCGCAAACGGAGGACCTATGCTGCAACTTGA
- a CDS encoding branched-chain amino acid ABC transporter permease, with the protein MIDLLLQSLCSGLLAAGTYALVALGLALVFGAMRIINLTHGELVLLAAYIAYTFEAKLGINPVFAIPAAIPVVCAAAAVSYGLISRIRQDRELNSLILTYGLGLMITNAVLLIWHGDVRSSGNAWLQDSITFGPLFSMRSEVLSFVISITLMIALWWWLSRSWYGRAVRAVSSNRDAAKLMGINPRKIELASFLVAGLLASVAGVAIYSSGSIQPAVGEALTIKAFVITVLAGVGSIPGVLVGAMLLGLTESLTMTFGSSSLQQLAGMVLFLLVLYVLPNGLFGAVRRRG; encoded by the coding sequence ATGATCGACCTGCTATTGCAATCCTTATGTTCCGGCTTGCTCGCCGCCGGCACTTACGCGCTGGTGGCACTCGGGCTTGCGCTCGTGTTTGGCGCGATGAGAATCATCAATCTGACGCACGGCGAACTCGTGCTGCTCGCGGCCTATATCGCCTACACATTCGAAGCGAAGCTCGGTATCAATCCCGTCTTCGCGATCCCTGCCGCGATTCCAGTCGTTTGCGCAGCCGCCGCGGTGTCATACGGCCTGATAAGCCGGATTCGCCAAGACCGCGAATTGAATTCGCTGATCCTCACTTACGGCCTGGGTCTCATGATCACCAACGCCGTCCTGCTGATCTGGCACGGCGATGTGCGCTCGAGCGGCAACGCGTGGCTTCAGGACAGCATCACCTTCGGGCCGCTCTTTAGCATGCGTAGCGAAGTGTTGTCGTTCGTCATCAGCATCACGCTGATGATCGCACTGTGGTGGTGGCTGTCGCGTTCCTGGTACGGGCGCGCAGTGCGTGCTGTCTCCAGCAATCGCGATGCGGCGAAGCTGATGGGCATCAATCCGCGCAAGATCGAACTGGCCTCGTTTCTCGTCGCAGGCCTGCTTGCTTCGGTCGCCGGTGTCGCGATCTATTCGAGCGGCTCGATCCAGCCGGCGGTGGGCGAGGCCCTCACGATCAAGGCGTTCGTCATTACCGTGCTGGCCGGCGTCGGGTCGATCCCGGGCGTGCTGGTGGGCGCGATGCTGCTCGGACTCACGGAGTCGCTGACCATGACGTTCGGCAGTTCGTCATTGCAACAGCTGGCCGGCATGGTGCTGTTTCTACTCGTGCTTTACGTGTTGCCCAATGGCCTGTTCGGGGCTGTACGGAGGAGAGGATGA